The following proteins are encoded in a genomic region of Liolophura sinensis isolate JHLJ2023 chromosome 5, CUHK_Ljap_v2, whole genome shotgun sequence:
- the LOC135465721 gene encoding protein unc-93 homolog A-like isoform X2, whose protein sequence is MSDTRKFVVTSSDRTDVDQASIVTGSSEGLNSEVPLSSKVAEMSGIDVEKILVVPEKNEECQTEHNSSRFRTERARMDSTSSMSTDDELDPTMRTFEEPSYIDSITSTSSSASAKPLLSSVKEMEEVQEEDLEDRLARNNTMKGLLENPSYVDSITISSPDHRRLARACRKALALRRQQEAKREKSLAKYLSEQGSKITSGDVDTVPEAGQVKKGTYVKNVVLLSVGGMLSYTAFLSLRNLQSSLNHQKGVGLISLAGGYGMFMLGSLISPFVVKALRPKRAILLAIALQVFYVAMNIYPSFYTLLPTTMIVGLCNAFLWVAVNTYLTYLAADYSKLSGKSLGTVMSTFFGIYFMIFQMNNIFGNLLSSLILFSGQGWKEISSGGFGNGTLASNSTSGAFVEVSGLVEEVGYFPEEHNNASLDLQFNGSSSFTFDPKLHCGANHCHSFPIDQAGGNKVTDTLRYILIGAFGAFGILGFVTIFFFVEALKTYKTKVELAAAFREVRSVFSLITEGKFILLSPIQVYMGLEMSFLPGDILKAFVTCPVGIEMVGYVMMGYGTSTAVSSYVSGRLHKIFGRLLLVCTVQS, encoded by the exons ATGTCTGACACAAGAAAGTTTGTTGTGACTAGTAGTGATAGAACTGATGTGGATCAGGCTTCCATTGTAACAGGTTCTTCAGAGGGTCTTAATTCTGAAGTTCCTCTGTCGTCCAAGGTTGCAGAGATGTCAGGAATAGACGTGGAAAAAATTTTAGTGGTCCCAGAGAAAAATGAAGAGTGCCAAACAGAGCATAACAGTTCTCGTTTCCGAACTGAAAGGGCCAGAATGGACTCCACTTCCAGCATGAGCACGGATGACGAGCTAGACCCTACCATGAGAACATTTGAAGAACCAAGTTACATCGACTCCATTACAAGCACATCTAGCTCAGCAAGTGCCAAACCCTTGTTGTCCTCGGTTAAGGAAATGGAGGAGGTGCAAGAGGAAGACTTGGAGGATCGATTAGCCCGAAACAACACCATGAAAGGCTTGCTGGAAAATCCTTCTTACGTGGACTCCATCACCATATCAAGCCCTGACCACCGTCGCCTCGCTAGGGCTTGTCGCAAAGCTTTAGCTCTCAGGCGCCAGCAGGAAGCCAAAAGAGAGAAGTCTCTAGCCAAGTACCTTTCTGAGCAGGGTTCTAAGATCACCAGTGGGGATGTGGACACAGTTCCTGAGGCAGGACAAGTGAAGAAAGGGACGTATGTGAAGAATGTTGTCCTCTTAAGCGTGGGTGGCATGTTGTCCTACACAGCTTTTCTCTCCTTGAGGAACCTGCAGAGCAGCCTGAATCATCAGAAAGGTGTGGGGTTGATCTCGCTGGCAGGTGGTTATGGCATGTTCATGTTGGGCTCCCTTATCTCACCATTTGTCGTCAAGGCTTTGCGCCCTAAAAGAGCTATTCTTCTGGCTATTGCGTTACAAGTTTTTTACGTGGCCATGAACATTTATCCCAGCTTCTACACCCTATTGCCCACCACTATGATCGTTGGGTTGTGTAATGCTTTTCTCTGGGTGGCCGTTAATACTTACCTGACCTACCTGGCCGCAGATTATTCAAAACTGTCTGGGAAATCCCTGGGTACTGTGATGAGCACTTTTTTTGGAATCTACTTCATGATATTCCAGATGAACAATATTTTTGGAAATCTATTGTCCtctctgattttgttttctggTCAAGGCTGGAAAGAAATATCTTCGGGAGGATTTGGCAATGGCACGCTTGCCTCAAATTCTACATCTGGTGCTTTCGTTGAGGTCTCTGGCTTGGTGGAGGAAGTGGGCTATTTTCCTGAGGAGCACAACAATGCCTCATTGGACTTGCAGTTCAACGGTTCATCGTCTTTCACTTTTGATCCCAAACTTCACTGTGGTGCTAACCATTGCCACTCTTTCCCCATCGATCAAGCCGGAGGAAATAAGGTTACAGACACTTTGCGATACATTCTAATTGGAGCCTTCGGTGCCTTTGGTATATTGGGATTCGTTACCATCTTTTTCTTTGTGGAAGCTCTGAAAACCTACAAGACAAAAGTGGAGTTAGCAGCCGCATTTAGAGAGGTGAGGTCCGTCTTCAGCCTCATCACTGAGGGGAAATTCATCCTGTTATCACCTATCCAGGTCTACATGGGATTAGAGATGTCTTTTCTACCTGGAGATATTCTGAAG GCATTTGTCACATGCCCAGTGGGCATCGAGATGGTGGGCTATGTGATGATGGGGTATGGAACTTCCACAGCTGTGTCTTCCTATGTCTCTGGGCGTCTTCACAAGATCTTTGGCAGATTGCTCCTAGTGTGTACAG tccaAAGTTGA
- the LOC135465721 gene encoding protein unc-93 homolog A-like isoform X1, whose amino-acid sequence MSDTRKFVVTSSDRTDVDQASIVTGSSEGLNSEVPLSSKVAEMSGIDVEKILVVPEKNEECQTEHNSSRFRTERARMDSTSSMSTDDELDPTMRTFEEPSYIDSITSTSSSASAKPLLSSVKEMEEVQEEDLEDRLARNNTMKGLLENPSYVDSITISSPDHRRLARACRKALALRRQQEAKREKSLAKYLSEQGSKITSGDVDTVPEAGQVKKGTYVKNVVLLSVGGMLSYTAFLSLRNLQSSLNHQKGVGLISLAGGYGMFMLGSLISPFVVKALRPKRAILLAIALQVFYVAMNIYPSFYTLLPTTMIVGLCNAFLWVAVNTYLTYLAADYSKLSGKSLGTVMSTFFGIYFMIFQMNNIFGNLLSSLILFSGQGWKEISSGGFGNGTLASNSTSGAFVEVSGLVEEVGYFPEEHNNASLDLQFNGSSSFTFDPKLHCGANHCHSFPIDQAGGNKVTDTLRYILIGAFGAFGILGFVTIFFFVEALKTYKTKVELAAAFREVRSVFSLITEGKFILLSPIQVYMGLEMSFLPGDILKAFVTCPVGIEMVGYVMMGYGTSTAVSSYVSGRLHKIFGRLLLVCTAGLINLSIFISLYFLEIKEGEALPIALMVAAWGVADGIWNTQVNSCVATMFVKKSEQALAGNRFVSGFGVTLAYAYAPLFCMKTKLIFTGSLCILGVGSFTVLDILQRRKPLAFKVTQV is encoded by the exons ATGTCTGACACAAGAAAGTTTGTTGTGACTAGTAGTGATAGAACTGATGTGGATCAGGCTTCCATTGTAACAGGTTCTTCAGAGGGTCTTAATTCTGAAGTTCCTCTGTCGTCCAAGGTTGCAGAGATGTCAGGAATAGACGTGGAAAAAATTTTAGTGGTCCCAGAGAAAAATGAAGAGTGCCAAACAGAGCATAACAGTTCTCGTTTCCGAACTGAAAGGGCCAGAATGGACTCCACTTCCAGCATGAGCACGGATGACGAGCTAGACCCTACCATGAGAACATTTGAAGAACCAAGTTACATCGACTCCATTACAAGCACATCTAGCTCAGCAAGTGCCAAACCCTTGTTGTCCTCGGTTAAGGAAATGGAGGAGGTGCAAGAGGAAGACTTGGAGGATCGATTAGCCCGAAACAACACCATGAAAGGCTTGCTGGAAAATCCTTCTTACGTGGACTCCATCACCATATCAAGCCCTGACCACCGTCGCCTCGCTAGGGCTTGTCGCAAAGCTTTAGCTCTCAGGCGCCAGCAGGAAGCCAAAAGAGAGAAGTCTCTAGCCAAGTACCTTTCTGAGCAGGGTTCTAAGATCACCAGTGGGGATGTGGACACAGTTCCTGAGGCAGGACAAGTGAAGAAAGGGACGTATGTGAAGAATGTTGTCCTCTTAAGCGTGGGTGGCATGTTGTCCTACACAGCTTTTCTCTCCTTGAGGAACCTGCAGAGCAGCCTGAATCATCAGAAAGGTGTGGGGTTGATCTCGCTGGCAGGTGGTTATGGCATGTTCATGTTGGGCTCCCTTATCTCACCATTTGTCGTCAAGGCTTTGCGCCCTAAAAGAGCTATTCTTCTGGCTATTGCGTTACAAGTTTTTTACGTGGCCATGAACATTTATCCCAGCTTCTACACCCTATTGCCCACCACTATGATCGTTGGGTTGTGTAATGCTTTTCTCTGGGTGGCCGTTAATACTTACCTGACCTACCTGGCCGCAGATTATTCAAAACTGTCTGGGAAATCCCTGGGTACTGTGATGAGCACTTTTTTTGGAATCTACTTCATGATATTCCAGATGAACAATATTTTTGGAAATCTATTGTCCtctctgattttgttttctggTCAAGGCTGGAAAGAAATATCTTCGGGAGGATTTGGCAATGGCACGCTTGCCTCAAATTCTACATCTGGTGCTTTCGTTGAGGTCTCTGGCTTGGTGGAGGAAGTGGGCTATTTTCCTGAGGAGCACAACAATGCCTCATTGGACTTGCAGTTCAACGGTTCATCGTCTTTCACTTTTGATCCCAAACTTCACTGTGGTGCTAACCATTGCCACTCTTTCCCCATCGATCAAGCCGGAGGAAATAAGGTTACAGACACTTTGCGATACATTCTAATTGGAGCCTTCGGTGCCTTTGGTATATTGGGATTCGTTACCATCTTTTTCTTTGTGGAAGCTCTGAAAACCTACAAGACAAAAGTGGAGTTAGCAGCCGCATTTAGAGAGGTGAGGTCCGTCTTCAGCCTCATCACTGAGGGGAAATTCATCCTGTTATCACCTATCCAGGTCTACATGGGATTAGAGATGTCTTTTCTACCTGGAGATATTCTGAAG GCATTTGTCACATGCCCAGTGGGCATCGAGATGGTGGGCTATGTGATGATGGGGTATGGAACTTCCACAGCTGTGTCTTCCTATGTCTCTGGGCGTCTTCACAAGATCTTTGGCAGATTGCTCCTAGTGTGTACAG CTGGCCTGATAAATTTGAGCATTTTTATCAGCTTGTATTTTCTGGAGATAAAGGAGGGTGAAGCACTTCCAATCGCCCTGATGGTGGCGGCCTGGGGCGTGGCTGATGGCATCTGGAATACACAAGTCAATA gCTGTGTGGCCACCATGTTTGTGAAGAAGTCTGAGCAAGCCCTGGCGGGGAATCGTTTTGTATCTGGGTTTGGAGTGACTCTGGCCTACGCCTATGCTCCGTTGTTCTGCATGAAGACCAAACTGATCTTCACGGGCAGCCTCTGCATTCTCGGTGTCGGCAGTTTCACTGTTCTCGATATCCTTCAACGCAGGAAACCTCTTGCTTTCAAGGTCACACAAGTGTAA